A genomic stretch from Bifidobacterium sp. ESL0769 includes:
- a CDS encoding ATP-binding cassette domain-containing protein has protein sequence MSKNSDSKDQAKSYEPGNKDDQIDQKSIDDQNNPAENAENTSAVKYDVVFDDDDDALDLSLAASGQVPYGGSADDQTDDDETEDSDKKQAEADNTENTDTKDSRKASKAKTGNKTGAQTKESEKTADSEDIDDNSDDSDADETSENGDKASPDNVAASNAKRVNETLGLAVEEEDELSAHEAKSPVIEPATAVSTRLDKETVAEADILLKPNPTFALDHVTFTNRKSGRNVLDNIDWGFFAGSLYAITGADDEQRRGLLAVASGLYRPDSGQVMVKSQSLLELETNEIRGHRIGLVTQRYSLRNDLDALTNLTFTMRASGRTFLKPIPVVARDVLKYIDFDEAATGVKVSDLKPLNQRRLAIARAICCEATVILADDPVGGLDAGDRKIILDLLSRIAHAQDPKRCVIVLVPGFGTDTDANSSVDSAASDAESEADTATDSDEYTSATDYEAKADKIYSF, from the coding sequence ATGAGCAAGAACAGCGATTCGAAAGATCAAGCCAAAAGCTACGAGCCCGGCAATAAGGACGACCAGATCGACCAGAAAAGCATCGACGATCAGAACAACCCGGCCGAAAACGCGGAAAACACCTCGGCGGTGAAGTATGATGTCGTCTTCGACGATGACGATGATGCCTTGGATCTCAGTCTTGCGGCTTCCGGCCAAGTGCCATATGGCGGCTCGGCTGATGACCAAACCGATGACGACGAAACCGAAGATTCGGACAAAAAACAGGCCGAAGCCGATAATACCGAAAATACTGATACCAAGGATTCAAGGAAAGCTTCCAAGGCGAAAACCGGAAATAAAACCGGAGCTCAAACGAAGGAATCCGAGAAAACCGCCGATAGTGAAGATATTGACGACAACAGCGATGACAGCGATGCCGACGAAACCAGCGAAAACGGCGACAAAGCAAGCCCTGACAATGTAGCGGCCTCGAATGCGAAACGCGTCAATGAAACGCTGGGACTGGCGGTAGAGGAAGAGGACGAGCTAAGCGCCCACGAGGCGAAATCCCCCGTTATCGAACCAGCCACCGCCGTTTCGACACGCCTTGACAAGGAGACCGTCGCCGAAGCCGACATCCTGTTGAAGCCGAACCCGACCTTCGCGCTCGACCACGTCACCTTCACCAATCGCAAATCCGGACGCAATGTGCTGGACAATATCGACTGGGGATTCTTCGCCGGATCGCTATACGCTATCACCGGTGCCGACGACGAGCAACGCCGGGGTCTGTTGGCGGTGGCATCGGGCCTCTATCGGCCCGACAGCGGCCAAGTGATGGTGAAAAGCCAGAGCCTTCTGGAGCTTGAGACCAACGAAATCCGCGGCCACCGCATCGGCTTGGTCACGCAACGTTACAGCTTGCGCAACGACCTGGACGCGCTGACCAATCTGACCTTCACCATGCGCGCTTCCGGACGTACGTTCCTGAAGCCGATACCCGTTGTCGCTCGCGATGTGCTGAAATATATCGATTTCGACGAAGCCGCCACCGGTGTGAAGGTATCAGACCTCAAACCGTTGAATCAGCGCCGTCTAGCCATCGCACGGGCCATCTGCTGCGAGGCGACCGTCATTCTTGCCGACGACCCGGTTGGCGGACTTGATGCCGGCGACCGTAAAATCATCCTCGACCTACTTTCGCGCATCGCGCACGCCCAAGACCCGAAGCGCTGCGTTATCGTTCTGGTTCCTGGCTTTGGAACTGATACGGATGCAAACAGTTCTGTAGATAGCGCTGCCAGCGATGCCGAATCCGAAGCTGATACCGCTACGGATTCGGACGAATACACCAGTGCAACCGATTACGAAGCCAAGGCCGATAAGATTTATTCGTTCTGA
- a CDS encoding ABC transporter permease, translated as MFVLTNAWSTVIRHKWRSIMMLLVAGVMIFGVVFATAVSSASDKAHGETYQVQSPIAVIRPNAATEKTLKGDDVSSVKKYMTFDQYGTYAMSLQQIGVQQPQFSIGISLPMRQTDTAKAIAGKSDESSKKTGGETTLYSYYDKDGIAINPLGAYKIAQGKSLDYQGKDGKNVLVSEAFARKNNLKVGSTLKLGNPMTADTYQLKVRGIYTYTDPAPAGHGNDAKLAKENRDNAIYAEPMVLTKNKLLSDNPQGWLNPRFDVGFKLQGTDQYNAFVQAAKAMKLPKGYEVSSPTLDRYNDSLKPLDSLNAVMTKVRIGLYAGSGVILLLLLGLALRRRTDEIAMDTIIGVTHSRIGWQFSLETLIPTIPGLLIGGIAGALSAKPLGKALAGGIATPVVSACWMPMWYSIAIVAALAVIAFLRPLFAGTSRLFDTRDDMTGSATLYAVGNASASAQTAENKDDTNNDNDDNASEDDTEAQA; from the coding sequence ATGTTCGTGCTAACCAATGCCTGGTCTACGGTGATACGTCATAAATGGCGCAGCATCATGATGCTCCTTGTCGCCGGAGTCATGATATTCGGCGTCGTTTTCGCCACCGCGGTGTCTAGCGCAAGCGACAAGGCACATGGCGAGACCTACCAGGTACAGTCGCCAATCGCCGTCATCCGGCCGAACGCCGCAACCGAAAAAACGCTCAAAGGCGACGACGTCTCAAGCGTGAAAAAGTACATGACCTTCGATCAGTACGGCACGTACGCCATGTCGCTGCAACAGATCGGTGTGCAACAGCCGCAATTCTCAATCGGTATCTCCCTGCCGATGCGTCAAACCGACACGGCCAAAGCCATCGCCGGTAAAAGCGACGAAAGCAGCAAGAAAACAGGCGGCGAGACCACGCTTTACAGCTACTACGACAAAGACGGCATCGCCATCAACCCTTTGGGCGCCTACAAGATAGCCCAAGGAAAATCCTTGGATTACCAAGGTAAGGACGGCAAGAATGTACTGGTCTCCGAGGCTTTCGCTCGCAAGAACAACCTGAAAGTGGGCAGCACACTCAAGCTCGGCAACCCCATGACCGCGGACACCTACCAGCTTAAAGTGCGCGGCATTTACACTTACACCGACCCTGCCCCCGCCGGACACGGCAACGACGCCAAACTGGCCAAGGAAAACCGCGACAACGCGATTTATGCCGAACCGATGGTTCTCACCAAAAACAAACTGCTCAGCGACAACCCCCAAGGCTGGCTGAACCCACGTTTCGACGTCGGTTTCAAACTGCAAGGCACCGACCAGTACAATGCCTTCGTACAAGCGGCCAAGGCGATGAAGCTGCCGAAAGGCTACGAGGTCAGCTCGCCTACGCTCGATCGTTACAACGATTCACTCAAGCCGTTGGATTCGCTTAATGCCGTCATGACCAAAGTGCGTATCGGCCTCTACGCGGGCAGCGGGGTCATTCTGCTGCTGCTCTTGGGGCTTGCGCTGCGTCGACGCACCGACGAAATCGCGATGGACACCATCATCGGCGTCACTCATTCCCGCATCGGCTGGCAGTTCTCTTTGGAAACGCTGATACCCACCATTCCGGGACTTCTTATCGGCGGTATCGCCGGAGCACTGTCTGCCAAACCGTTGGGAAAGGCACTTGCCGGAGGAATCGCCACGCCGGTCGTATCCGCTTGCTGGATGCCGATGTGGTATTCCATCGCCATTGTGGCGGCACTGGCCGTCATCGCCTTCCTGAGGCCTTTGTTCGCCGGAACTTCGCGTCTCTTCGATACACGCGACGATATGACCGGCAGCGCAACGCTGTATGCTGTTGGCAACGCCAGTGCGTCCGCACAAACCGCTGAAAACAAGGATGACACGAACAACGACAACGATGACAACGCATCCGAAGACGATACGGAGGCTCAAGCATGA
- a CDS encoding HD domain-containing protein, whose protein sequence is MTGYIPTLAQADELHHKIAPSQAAYGLIHTHCVIIATITRQLVRRQNALFVRRCTLPKDAPELTGKCGGKGDVSASDRAADSANGSAFGAHSGDGNVETNGINADTDGGAGDTRAQMNADAGDVSAHVTPAVLAQKRNNSNVLDGINATVPPTDGVVGGMVPPRLLDENLAVVGAMLHDIGTYLVLKHDGSDGEKLQFDGPNYILHGLRGYDWLLEQGVDESIAQFARNHTGVGLTREQVVAQGLPLPPADYVPMNLEQEVVMVADKYNSKSIPPRFLTAEAYARKARRFGADNERQWLDLVKKYGVPDIPALAKKFDMKLDE, encoded by the coding sequence ATGACCGGATATATTCCTACACTTGCACAGGCGGACGAGCTGCATCATAAAATCGCGCCATCGCAGGCCGCTTACGGCCTTATTCATACGCATTGCGTCATCATCGCAACCATCACCCGTCAGCTGGTACGCCGGCAGAACGCGCTGTTTGTGCGGCGCTGTACTTTGCCTAAGGATGCTCCTGAGCTCACGGGGAAGTGCGGTGGCAAGGGTGATGTCTCCGCTTCTGATCGTGCCGCCGATTCCGCGAACGGCTCTGCCTTTGGTGCTCATTCGGGCGATGGCAATGTCGAAACGAACGGCATCAACGCTGATACGGATGGCGGTGCCGGCGATACTCGGGCTCAGATGAATGCTGATGCCGGCGATGTCTCAGCACATGTCACGCCTGCTGTGTTGGCGCAGAAACGCAACAATTCCAATGTGTTAGATGGCATCAATGCAACGGTTCCGCCGACCGATGGTGTGGTTGGCGGTATGGTGCCGCCGCGTCTGCTCGACGAAAACCTGGCGGTGGTGGGGGCCATGCTCCATGACATCGGCACCTACCTCGTCTTGAAGCACGACGGGTCGGATGGTGAAAAATTGCAATTCGACGGGCCAAACTATATCCTGCATGGGCTTCGTGGCTACGACTGGTTGCTTGAGCAGGGAGTGGATGAGTCCATTGCGCAATTTGCGCGTAACCATACCGGAGTAGGGCTGACCCGTGAACAGGTCGTGGCGCAGGGATTGCCGTTGCCGCCGGCCGACTACGTGCCGATGAACCTGGAGCAGGAAGTAGTGATGGTGGCCGACAAATACAACAGCAAGTCTATCCCGCCGCGCTTCCTCACAGCCGAGGCTTACGCGCGCAAGGCACGCCGTTTCGGGGCCGACAACGAACGGCAGTGGCTCGATCTGGTCAAGAAATACGGCGTCCCCGATATCCCCGCGCTCGCCAAGAAGTTCGACATGAAGCTGGACGAGTAG
- a CDS encoding carbohydrate ABC transporter permease, with amino-acid sequence MKQNIDKGQKINKGHQIPAKIFMVICILYFILPVWWLIVAATKNNAGLFMGTGGPMWFDKHFALWDNIKELTTYQDGIYWRWLFNSLLYALVGGVGATALSVMAGYGFAKFRFRGRKVYFNIVLGALMIPTTALVIPTFIIMTKIGMNDTIWAVILPSLLSPFGTYLMRVYCQSSLPDEMMEAARVDGAGELRTFFQVSLPIMTPAITTVFLLSVVNCWNNYFLPQVVLANTKLFPITVGLTQWQAKSNAGAGVEQVWNLITCGAFISVIPLVLAFLFLQRYWVGGITAGAVKQ; translated from the coding sequence ATGAAACAGAATATCGATAAAGGTCAGAAGATCAACAAAGGTCACCAAATCCCTGCCAAGATCTTCATGGTGATCTGCATTCTCTACTTCATCCTGCCGGTCTGGTGGCTTATCGTCGCTGCGACCAAGAACAACGCCGGACTGTTCATGGGCACCGGCGGCCCGATGTGGTTTGACAAGCATTTCGCCTTGTGGGACAACATCAAGGAGCTCACCACATATCAGGATGGCATCTACTGGCGTTGGCTGTTCAATTCGCTGCTTTACGCGTTGGTTGGCGGCGTCGGCGCGACGGCGTTGTCGGTGATGGCGGGCTACGGATTCGCCAAGTTCCGCTTCCGCGGTCGCAAGGTGTACTTCAACATCGTTCTCGGTGCTTTGATGATTCCGACCACCGCGCTGGTCATCCCCACCTTCATCATCATGACGAAGATCGGAATGAACGATACGATTTGGGCCGTTATCCTGCCTTCCTTGCTTTCCCCGTTTGGCACCTACCTGATGCGCGTGTATTGCCAGTCTTCCCTGCCTGACGAAATGATGGAGGCGGCGCGAGTCGATGGTGCCGGCGAGCTCAGGACCTTCTTCCAGGTCTCCCTGCCGATTATGACCCCGGCCATCACCACGGTGTTCCTGCTTTCCGTGGTCAATTGCTGGAACAACTACTTCCTGCCCCAAGTCGTGCTCGCCAATACCAAGCTATTCCCGATCACGGTGGGCCTGACCCAATGGCAGGCCAAGTCCAACGCCGGTGCCGGTGTGGAGCAGGTATGGAACCTCATCACCTGCGGTGCCTTCATTTCCGTGATTCCGCTGGTTCTGGCGTTCCTCTTCCTGCAGCGTTACTGGGTCGGCGGCATCACCGCCGGAGCTGTGAAGCAGTAA
- a CDS encoding LacI family DNA-binding transcriptional regulator, which produces MRSRVTIKDVAREADVSIKTVSNALNGTGSMRPSTRERVLKAMHNLGYTVNVSARSLKTGSSKLIGLAVFDFLQPFSSYLANQIIDVARERGYGVIVSTYASGGAGIPSIIEETYRLGADGWIFFTDTALADKAAILSQPYPTVLAGDYSAYGKADLVTMPNVDALEKTTGDLLDRGYRSVALVGAPADRDWKRVLDAKEGTQELRIQGYVRAFEKRGLEVDWSKVISVYPLNSVSGVEAGDKLLDGERPDAVVCLDDALAFGVMNELQRHGCRIPEDIAVVGFDNVPEGTFSTPRLTTIDPHTDEYARKAVEMLIERIEGYNGDPRTFVSGFSLIERDSTRV; this is translated from the coding sequence ATGCGTTCCAGAGTGACGATTAAAGACGTGGCAAGGGAAGCAGACGTATCAATCAAAACCGTTTCCAACGCACTTAACGGAACAGGAAGCATGCGTCCTTCAACGCGCGAGCGTGTCTTGAAAGCGATGCACAATCTAGGCTATACCGTCAATGTGTCGGCAAGGTCGCTGAAAACCGGAAGCTCAAAACTCATCGGATTGGCCGTATTCGACTTTTTGCAGCCCTTCTCCTCATATCTTGCCAATCAGATTATCGATGTCGCCCGCGAACGTGGCTATGGCGTCATCGTCAGCACCTATGCGTCAGGCGGCGCAGGCATTCCCTCCATCATTGAGGAGACCTATCGGTTGGGTGCGGATGGTTGGATTTTCTTTACTGATACCGCACTGGCCGATAAAGCGGCGATTCTTTCCCAACCTTATCCCACGGTGCTGGCCGGCGATTACAGCGCTTATGGCAAAGCTGATCTGGTGACGATGCCCAATGTTGATGCATTGGAAAAAACGACCGGGGACTTGCTTGATCGCGGCTATCGTTCCGTGGCATTGGTCGGAGCCCCTGCCGATCGCGACTGGAAGCGCGTACTTGACGCGAAGGAAGGCACTCAAGAGCTGAGAATTCAAGGTTATGTTCGTGCGTTTGAGAAGCGCGGTCTTGAAGTCGACTGGTCAAAAGTCATATCGGTTTATCCGCTCAATAGCGTTTCGGGCGTAGAGGCTGGCGATAAATTACTGGACGGCGAACGCCCCGATGCCGTAGTCTGTTTGGACGATGCTCTTGCGTTCGGCGTGATGAATGAGTTGCAGAGACATGGATGCAGAATTCCGGAGGATATAGCGGTGGTGGGGTTCGATAACGTTCCGGAAGGGACTTTTTCGACGCCTCGGTTGACCACGATCGACCCGCATACGGATGAATATGCTCGCAAAGCCGTTGAAATGCTTATCGAACGCATCGAGGGATATAACGGTGACCCGCGTACGTTCGTTTCTGGTTTTTCGCTGATTGAACGGGATTCGACCAGAGTTTAG